A single region of the Streptomyces diastaticus subsp. diastaticus genome encodes:
- a CDS encoding C40 family peptidase: MRRTTLAAVALVCGITCVGGLASAGTAHAAPEPAPTTSAPAAPGAPGSPAGEAGEDQAATPAPLEEVRKKIEKLYHRASVATDAYNAAEEKAKRQSKKVDRLGRAIAAGEDRLELLRHQAGATAREQYRGGGIPEGAQFLLTDDPRLFLDHANRLQRGQHAAKGLMAQLRTTQEKLEQDRAAASAEWKKLEQHRKSRAKAKKEIKKQIKAAEELESRLAAEERERLRKLEREAQRKAQSVWLDSGILDAISGKASAAGRKALEYAADQIGKPYAWGAEGPDSYDCSGLTSQAWAAAGVAIPRTSQEQWRQLERVPIREMRPGDLIIYHDDASHVGMYVGDGTIVHAPRPGRDITLAGAGTMTILGVVRPDA, translated from the coding sequence ATGCGAAGGACGACCCTTGCCGCGGTGGCACTGGTGTGCGGCATCACCTGCGTCGGCGGACTGGCCTCGGCGGGCACGGCCCACGCCGCGCCGGAACCGGCCCCCACCACCTCGGCACCGGCCGCGCCGGGCGCTCCCGGCAGCCCCGCGGGGGAGGCCGGCGAGGACCAGGCAGCGACTCCGGCCCCCCTCGAAGAGGTGCGCAAGAAGATCGAGAAGCTGTACCACCGGGCCTCCGTCGCCACCGACGCGTACAACGCCGCCGAGGAGAAGGCGAAGCGCCAGTCCAAGAAGGTCGACCGTCTCGGCCGCGCCATCGCCGCGGGCGAGGACCGTCTCGAACTGCTCCGCCACCAGGCCGGCGCGACCGCCCGCGAGCAGTACCGCGGCGGTGGCATCCCCGAGGGCGCGCAGTTCCTCCTCACCGACGACCCCCGCCTCTTCCTGGACCACGCCAACCGCCTCCAGCGCGGCCAGCACGCCGCGAAGGGCCTGATGGCCCAGTTGCGGACCACCCAGGAGAAGCTGGAGCAGGACCGCGCCGCCGCCTCCGCCGAGTGGAAGAAGCTGGAGCAGCACCGCAAGAGCAGGGCGAAGGCCAAGAAGGAGATAAAGAAGCAGATCAAGGCGGCCGAGGAGCTGGAGTCCCGGCTGGCCGCCGAGGAGCGCGAGCGGCTGCGGAAGCTGGAGCGGGAGGCGCAGCGCAAGGCCCAGAGCGTCTGGCTGGACTCCGGCATTCTCGACGCGATCTCCGGCAAGGCCTCGGCGGCGGGCAGGAAGGCCCTGGAGTACGCGGCGGACCAGATCGGCAAGCCGTACGCCTGGGGCGCCGAGGGCCCCGACTCCTACGACTGCTCCGGCCTGACCTCCCAGGCGTGGGCGGCCGCCGGCGTCGCCATCCCCCGCACCTCGCAGGAGCAGTGGCGCCAGTTGGAGCGCGTCCCCATCCGCGAGATGCGCCCGGGCGACCTGATCATCTACCACGACGACGCCAGCCACGTCGGCATGTACGTGGGCGACGGCACCATCGTGCACGCCCCCCGGCCGGGCCGGGACATCACCCTGGCGGGCGCCGGGACGATGACGATCCTCGGGGTGGTCCGGCCGGACGCGTGA
- the rox gene encoding rifampin monooxygenase, whose product MEATDPVDVVVAGGGPTGLMLAAELRLHGVRTVVLERDPEPTGHSRAQGLHVRSTEVMDQRGLLDRFLALGRQFRVGGFFAGLGPAWPEDLDTAHSYVLAIPQAETERLLAEHATRLGAEIRRGRALAGLSQDEHGVTAELADGTRLRCRYLVGCDGGRSTVRKRLGTPFPGEPSRVDTLLGDVALTASPEELAAVTAEVRRTHVRYGAMPLGEGRYRVIVPAGGVSEDRATPPGLDELRERLREVGGTDFGAHDPRWISRFGDATRQAERYRTGRVLLAGDAAHIHPPTGGQGLNLGIQDAFNLGWKLAAEVNGWAPGTLLDSYHAERHPVGAAVLENTRAQTELMNPGPGPRALRGLLAELMEFEEVNRHLIEKITAIAVRYDLGGGHPLTGRRLRDVRLGRGRLYELTRTGRGLLLDQTGRLSARGWSDRVDHVVDTSPELDGLAVPAALLRPDGHVAWAGDDQGELADALTRWFGEPSAG is encoded by the coding sequence ATGGAAGCCACCGACCCCGTCGACGTCGTCGTGGCCGGTGGCGGGCCGACCGGGCTGATGCTCGCCGCCGAGCTGCGGCTGCACGGTGTGCGCACCGTCGTGCTGGAGAGGGACCCGGAGCCCACCGGCCACTCGCGCGCCCAGGGCCTGCACGTGCGCAGTACGGAGGTGATGGACCAGCGCGGCCTGCTCGACCGCTTCCTCGCCCTCGGGCGGCAGTTCCGGGTCGGCGGCTTCTTCGCCGGCCTCGGCCCCGCCTGGCCGGAGGACCTGGACACGGCCCACTCGTACGTGCTCGCCATCCCGCAGGCCGAGACCGAGCGGCTGCTGGCCGAGCACGCCACGCGGCTCGGCGCCGAGATCCGGCGCGGCCGCGCGCTCGCCGGGCTGAGCCAGGACGAGCACGGAGTGACGGCCGAGCTGGCCGACGGCACCCGGCTGCGCTGCCGCTACCTGGTCGGCTGCGACGGCGGCCGCAGCACGGTGCGCAAGCGCCTCGGCACCCCCTTCCCCGGTGAGCCGAGCCGCGTCGACACCCTCCTCGGCGACGTCGCCCTCACCGCGTCCCCCGAGGAACTGGCCGCCGTCACCGCCGAGGTCCGCCGGACGCACGTGCGGTACGGGGCGATGCCGCTGGGAGAGGGCCGGTACCGGGTGATCGTCCCGGCCGGGGGCGTCAGCGAGGACCGCGCCACCCCGCCCGGTCTGGACGAACTGCGCGAGCGGCTACGGGAGGTCGGCGGCACCGACTTCGGCGCCCACGACCCGCGCTGGATCTCCCGCTTCGGGGACGCCACCCGGCAGGCCGAGCGGTACCGGACCGGCCGGGTGCTGCTGGCCGGCGACGCGGCGCACATCCACCCGCCCACCGGCGGGCAGGGCCTCAACCTCGGGATCCAGGACGCCTTCAACCTCGGCTGGAAACTGGCCGCCGAGGTGAACGGCTGGGCCCCCGGCACCCTCCTCGACAGCTACCACGCCGAACGCCATCCGGTGGGCGCCGCCGTCCTGGAGAACACCCGGGCGCAGACGGAGCTGATGAACCCGGGCCCCGGCCCGCGCGCCCTGCGCGGGCTGCTGGCCGAACTCATGGAGTTCGAGGAGGTCAACCGCCACCTCATCGAGAAGATCACCGCCATCGCCGTCCGCTACGACCTCGGCGGCGGCCACCCCCTGACCGGCCGCCGCCTGCGCGACGTACGGCTGGGCCGAGGGCGCCTCTACGAGCTGACGCGCACCGGACGCGGCCTGCTCCTCGACCAGACCGGCCGGCTCTCCGCGCGGGGCTGGTCCGACCGGGTCGACCACGTCGTCGACACGAGCCCGGAACTGGACGGACTGGCCGTCCCCGCCGCCCTGTTGCGCCCCGACGGGCACGTCGCGTGGGCCGGGGACGACCAGGGGGAGCTGGCGGACGCGCTCACCCGGTGGTTCGGGGAGCCGTCGGCCGGGTGA
- a CDS encoding DUF2516 family protein has product MLIQGFNSLLGLLQLAFSAFAAFAFIDALTRREDAFRAASKQSKPFWLILLGIALAVSLLFPLMSLLPIIGLIAVIVYTVDVRPAVREISGGPRRGPGRGSSSDGPYGPYNGGR; this is encoded by the coding sequence GTGTTGATACAGGGATTCAACAGCCTGCTGGGGCTGCTGCAACTGGCGTTCAGCGCCTTTGCCGCCTTCGCGTTCATCGACGCGCTGACCCGCCGGGAGGACGCTTTCCGGGCCGCCTCCAAGCAGTCCAAGCCGTTCTGGCTGATCCTTCTCGGGATCGCCCTGGCCGTGAGCCTGCTGTTCCCGCTCATGTCGCTGCTGCCGATCATCGGCCTCATCGCGGTGATCGTGTACACGGTGGACGTCCGGCCGGCCGTCCGCGAGATCTCCGGCGGCCCCCGGCGCGGCCCGGGGCGCGGGTCGAGCAGCGACGGTCCCTACGGGCCGTACAACGGCGGCCGCTGA
- a CDS encoding alpha/beta fold hydrolase, with protein sequence MPNAPTFILVHGAFANSFSFAPLQAELGLLGHRSVAVDLPGHGFEATFPAAYQAPQDFTALATEPGAIKGVTLADNAARVIEVLERAGRNGPTVLVGHSRGGATITAVANARPDLVDRLVYVSAWCAVDLNLGDYYAEPEMAEVDPTAFASSLLGNPAELGLLRTNFRTADPAALTAFKEAFAADLTDDEFRTFLNTFQPDENLDVGTDADRVQAATWGRVPHTYVRLDADASMPPAVQDRMIREADALTPDNPFDVHTLAGSHLRWLVHPGPAAAVLAGLVAD encoded by the coding sequence ATGCCCAACGCACCGACGTTCATCCTCGTCCACGGCGCCTTCGCCAACTCGTTCTCCTTCGCCCCGCTCCAGGCCGAACTGGGCCTGCTCGGGCACCGGTCGGTCGCGGTGGACCTGCCGGGCCACGGGTTCGAGGCGACCTTCCCCGCCGCCTACCAGGCCCCGCAGGACTTCACGGCGCTCGCCACCGAGCCCGGCGCCATCAAGGGCGTCACGCTCGCCGACAACGCCGCCCGGGTGATCGAGGTCCTGGAGCGGGCCGGCCGGAACGGACCCACCGTCCTGGTCGGCCACAGCCGGGGCGGCGCCACGATCACCGCCGTCGCCAACGCCCGCCCCGACCTGGTCGACCGCCTCGTCTACGTCTCCGCCTGGTGTGCGGTCGACCTGAACCTGGGCGACTACTACGCCGAACCCGAGATGGCCGAGGTCGACCCGACCGCCTTCGCCTCCTCGCTCCTCGGCAACCCGGCCGAACTCGGCCTGCTGCGCACCAACTTCCGCACGGCGGACCCGGCGGCGCTCACCGCGTTCAAGGAGGCGTTCGCCGCCGATCTGACCGACGACGAGTTCCGGACCTTCCTCAACACCTTCCAGCCCGACGAGAACCTGGACGTCGGCACCGACGCCGACCGCGTCCAGGCCGCCACCTGGGGCCGCGTACCGCACACGTACGTACGCCTGGACGCCGACGCCAGTATGCCGCCCGCCGTCCAGGACCGGATGATCCGCGAGGCCGACGCGCTCACCCCCGACAACCCCTTCGACGTGCACACGCTCGCGGGCAGCCACCTGCGCTGGCTCGTCCACCCGGGCCCGGCCGCCGCCGTGCTCGCGGGGCTCGTGGCCGACTGA
- a CDS encoding lactonase family protein: protein MFRPTSKPARAAAKAAAVSLSAVTACAATPATLASAAPAPVGTVARQPVPGEETEAGTAGPHDVVFVQTSGEKGNQVVAYTRTTDGTLREQGSYETRGEGGRLRGAEADGHQASQGSLAYDPREGILIAANSGSGTVSVFEVDGAKLTLRQVTPSGGGFPASIAVHDGVAYVLNAGTGGSVQGFTIDGPRLEPIAGSRRELGLSTDRGPLQYTRTPGQVGFTDDGSRLVVTTKANGSLQVFDVDDDGLLSAEPVTNDLAPSAPFAFTTGEDGRLVVADATNAVDTFTLWKDDTVRRVDTADTGEMGTGRIARNGGTVYVSHAGSDALTAYQVDASGRLTSLGRTATGAGPTDLAVSPAGDYLYVQTSENGGVETYRIGPDGGLTRTGTTTVPDAVGGEGIVAP from the coding sequence ATGTTCCGTCCCACCAGCAAGCCCGCCCGTGCGGCGGCCAAGGCGGCCGCCGTCTCCCTCTCCGCCGTGACCGCCTGCGCCGCGACACCGGCCACCCTCGCCTCGGCCGCTCCCGCGCCCGTCGGCACGGTGGCGCGGCAGCCCGTGCCCGGCGAGGAGACCGAGGCGGGCACCGCCGGGCCGCACGACGTCGTCTTCGTGCAGACCTCGGGGGAGAAGGGCAACCAGGTCGTCGCCTACACCCGGACCACCGACGGCACCCTGCGTGAACAGGGCAGCTACGAGACGCGCGGCGAGGGCGGCCGCCTGCGCGGCGCCGAGGCCGACGGCCACCAGGCGTCCCAGGGCTCCCTCGCGTACGACCCGCGGGAGGGCATCCTCATCGCCGCCAACTCCGGCAGCGGCACCGTCTCGGTCTTCGAGGTCGACGGCGCGAAGCTGACCCTCCGCCAGGTCACCCCGTCCGGCGGCGGATTCCCCGCGAGCATCGCCGTGCACGACGGCGTCGCGTACGTCCTCAACGCCGGAACCGGCGGCTCCGTCCAGGGCTTCACCATCGACGGCCCCCGCCTGGAGCCGATCGCGGGCAGCCGCCGCGAACTCGGCCTCTCCACCGACCGCGGGCCGCTCCAGTACACCCGCACCCCCGGCCAGGTCGGCTTCACCGACGACGGCTCCCGCCTGGTCGTCACCACCAAGGCCAACGGCTCCCTCCAGGTCTTCGACGTGGACGACGACGGGCTGCTCTCCGCCGAACCGGTCACCAACGACCTCGCGCCGAGCGCCCCCTTCGCCTTCACCACCGGCGAGGACGGCCGCCTGGTCGTCGCCGACGCCACCAACGCCGTCGACACCTTCACCCTGTGGAAGGACGACACCGTACGGCGCGTCGACACCGCCGACACCGGCGAGATGGGCACCGGCCGCATCGCCCGCAACGGCGGCACCGTGTACGTCTCCCACGCCGGCAGCGACGCCCTCACCGCCTACCAGGTCGACGCCTCCGGCCGCCTCACCTCGCTCGGCCGCACCGCCACCGGCGCCGGCCCCACCGACCTGGCGGTCTCCCCGGCGGGCGACTACCTCTACGTCCAGACCAGCGAGAACGGCGGCGTCGAGACCTACCGCATCGGCCCCGACGGCGGTCTGACCAGGACCGGCACGACCACCGTGCCGGACGCGGTCGGCGGCGAGGGGATCGTGGCGCCCTGA
- a CDS encoding class I SAM-dependent methyltransferase: protein MPTPSRPVGTATRGTTNPNRLRRMDRWIAAVHGAALRRAEHPLAVDLGYGHAPWTAVELLARLRTVAPAVEVTGVEIDPARVAAARPHAREGLTFVRGGFELPVPGRPHLVRAANVLRQYDEDEVRAVWERLTARLAPSGPDGLGGGLLVEGTCDEVGRRHVWVALGPDGPRTVTFATRLGSLGRPSDLAERLPKALIHRNVPGEPVHAFLRDFDRAWAAAAPYASYGARQRWQRAVRDLATDWPVLDGPARWRQGEVTVAWGALAPGR, encoded by the coding sequence ATGCCGACCCCCTCGCGCCCCGTGGGAACCGCGACCAGGGGGACCACCAACCCGAACCGTCTGCGCCGCATGGACCGGTGGATCGCGGCCGTGCACGGTGCCGCCCTGCGCAGGGCCGAGCACCCGCTGGCGGTGGATCTCGGGTACGGGCACGCCCCGTGGACCGCCGTGGAGCTGCTGGCGCGGCTGCGCACCGTGGCCCCGGCCGTCGAGGTGACCGGCGTCGAGATCGACCCCGCGAGGGTCGCCGCGGCCCGCCCGCACGCCCGCGAGGGCCTCACCTTCGTCCGGGGCGGCTTCGAGCTGCCCGTACCCGGCCGCCCCCACCTGGTCCGGGCCGCCAACGTGCTGCGCCAGTACGACGAGGACGAGGTGCGGGCCGTCTGGGAACGGCTGACCGCCCGCCTCGCACCGTCCGGCCCGGACGGCCTCGGCGGCGGGCTGCTCGTCGAGGGCACCTGCGACGAGGTCGGCCGCCGCCACGTCTGGGTGGCGCTGGGCCCCGACGGCCCCCGCACGGTGACCTTCGCGACCCGCCTCGGCTCCCTGGGCCGCCCCTCGGACCTGGCCGAACGCCTCCCGAAGGCGCTGATCCACCGGAACGTGCCGGGCGAGCCCGTGCACGCCTTCCTCCGCGACTTCGACCGCGCCTGGGCGGCGGCCGCGCCGTACGCCTCCTACGGGGCCCGCCAGCGCTGGCAGCGGGCGGTGCGCGACCTGGCCACCGACTGGCCGGTGCTGGACGGGCCCGCGCGGTGGCGGCAGGGAGAGGTCACGGTGGCGTGGGGAGCACTGGCGCCCGGGCGGTGA
- a CDS encoding haloacid dehalogenase type II yields the protein MSRRPDPRFLTFDMYGTLTDFPIGQAAEKRIEKIASPAQRELFRRRFAAYQLDEAMGDWRPYEELITRAFERACRAAGIAFRPEDPAEVFAELPKWGPHPDVPKALARLAEHFPLVILSNAAEQHAGRNAALLGAPFHAVYTAEQARAYKPRLGAFEFLYERLDCRPEETLHVSASPRYDLQSATDLGVRETVYLNRGYEPSAPHCHAYEVTSLSGVVEILGL from the coding sequence ATGAGCCGCCGTCCCGACCCCCGCTTCCTCACCTTCGACATGTACGGGACGCTGACGGACTTCCCCATCGGCCAGGCCGCGGAGAAGAGGATCGAGAAGATCGCCTCACCCGCGCAGCGCGAACTCTTCCGCCGGCGGTTCGCCGCCTACCAGCTCGACGAGGCGATGGGCGACTGGCGCCCCTACGAAGAGCTGATCACACGCGCCTTCGAGCGGGCCTGCCGCGCCGCGGGGATCGCCTTCCGGCCCGAGGACCCCGCCGAGGTGTTCGCCGAGCTCCCGAAGTGGGGCCCGCACCCGGACGTGCCGAAGGCGCTCGCCCGGCTCGCCGAGCACTTCCCGCTCGTCATCCTCTCCAACGCGGCCGAGCAGCACGCGGGCCGCAACGCCGCCCTGCTCGGCGCCCCCTTCCACGCGGTGTACACCGCCGAACAGGCCCGCGCCTACAAGCCCCGGCTCGGCGCCTTCGAGTTCCTGTACGAGCGGCTGGACTGCCGGCCCGAGGAGACGCTGCACGTCTCGGCGAGCCCGCGCTACGACCTCCAGTCCGCGACCGACCTCGGGGTGCGGGAGACGGTGTACCTCAACCGGGGGTACGAGCCCTCCGCCCCGCACTGCCACGCGTACGAGGTCACCTCCCTGTCCGGGGTGGTGGAGATCCTGGGGCTCTGA
- a CDS encoding PP2C family protein-serine/threonine phosphatase, whose protein sequence is MPVPIPRQRVIPAVENGHDGGAAPRTDPPAGSPTEVTRGTAPGSTDATDTVTGPVDGPAGHQGATDGTDAGAASGPAAPTAAEAAEALARVAAGSAGSGPATSTALTLLVIEDDPAGSFAIPSLLDSAELTVRVRTARNLTEAERLLTDDVHCILLDLALPAPGARGGEPEGAGDELAVLRHVLRLAPRHAVLALTGAENSARGPEAVRVGAQDFLYRDELDGRLLSRAVRYAVERKRADQAQRQLTESRLRAQENARLERGLLPTPLLEGAPLRFAARYRPGRSRALLGGDFYDTVRTADGTVHAMIGDVCGHGPDEAALGVELRIAWRALTFAGLCGDELLSTLQRVLENERPDDEIFATLCTVDISPDGRSAGLCLAGHPSPLIARQGHLAELLPYDDNGPALGLLPRARWPRRQVELGRSWSLMLYTDGLIEGRVGAGNQRLGQDGMVSLVRDLLAEGLRGDALLDAAMTEVRALNGGELTDDVAVLLLDRMVPTTR, encoded by the coding sequence ATGCCCGTACCCATACCGCGGCAGAGAGTCATCCCCGCCGTGGAGAACGGTCACGACGGGGGCGCCGCACCACGGACGGACCCGCCCGCGGGCTCGCCCACCGAGGTCACCCGGGGCACCGCTCCCGGCAGCACCGACGCCACCGACACCGTCACCGGGCCCGTTGACGGGCCCGCCGGCCACCAGGGGGCCACGGACGGCACCGACGCCGGCGCCGCCTCCGGCCCGGCGGCCCCCACGGCCGCCGAGGCGGCGGAGGCACTGGCCAGGGTCGCGGCCGGCTCGGCCGGCTCCGGACCCGCGACGTCGACGGCGCTCACCCTGCTGGTGATCGAGGACGACCCGGCGGGCTCGTTCGCCATCCCGTCGCTGCTGGACTCGGCCGAGCTGACGGTCCGGGTCCGCACCGCCCGCAACCTCACCGAGGCCGAGCGGCTGCTCACCGACGACGTCCACTGCATCCTGCTGGACCTCGCCCTGCCCGCCCCCGGCGCGCGCGGCGGCGAGCCGGAGGGGGCCGGGGACGAGCTGGCGGTGCTCCGGCACGTCCTGCGCCTGGCGCCCCGCCACGCGGTCCTCGCGCTGACCGGCGCCGAGAACAGCGCGCGCGGCCCGGAGGCGGTACGCGTCGGCGCCCAGGACTTCCTGTACCGGGACGAGCTGGACGGCCGGCTCCTGAGCCGCGCCGTCCGCTACGCCGTGGAACGCAAGCGGGCCGACCAGGCCCAGCGGCAGCTCACCGAGTCCCGGCTGCGCGCCCAGGAGAACGCCCGCCTGGAGCGCGGCCTGCTGCCCACCCCGCTGCTGGAGGGCGCGCCGCTGCGCTTCGCCGCCCGCTACCGGCCGGGCCGCTCCCGCGCCCTGCTCGGCGGGGACTTCTACGACACGGTGCGCACCGCCGACGGCACGGTGCACGCGATGATCGGCGACGTCTGCGGCCACGGTCCGGACGAGGCTGCGCTCGGCGTGGAGCTGCGCATCGCCTGGCGCGCACTGACCTTCGCCGGGCTCTGCGGCGACGAGCTGCTCTCCACTCTCCAGAGGGTGCTGGAGAACGAGCGCCCGGACGACGAGATCTTCGCGACCCTGTGCACGGTCGACATCTCGCCGGACGGCCGCTCGGCCGGGCTCTGCCTCGCCGGGCACCCGTCCCCGCTCATCGCCCGCCAGGGCCACCTCGCCGAACTCCTGCCGTACGACGACAACGGTCCCGCGCTCGGCCTGCTGCCGCGGGCGCGCTGGCCCCGGCGGCAGGTGGAGCTGGGCCGCTCCTGGAGCCTGATGCTCTACACCGACGGCCTGATCGAGGGCCGCGTCGGCGCGGGCAACCAGCGTCTGGGCCAGGACGGCATGGTCTCCCTCGTCCGCGACCTGCTCGCGGAGGGGCTGCGCGGGGACGCCCTGCTGGATGCCGCCATGACCGAGGTCCGCGCCCTCAACGGCGGCGAGCTGACCGACGACGTGGCCGTCCTCCTCCTGGACCGGATGGTGCCGACCACCCGCTGA
- a CDS encoding YbjN domain-containing protein — MADTPSHQARETPDASAHRRVLQGAFDSAELEWESPRPGHYVVKLPGSRKLWTTVSFILGGHSLSVNAFVVRRPDENHEAVHRWLLEKNLKLYGVGYAVDSLGDVYLAGKLPLAAVTPEEVDRLLGTVLEASDGAFNTLLELGFATAIRKEYEWRVSRGESTRNLEAFQHLIERGPR; from the coding sequence ATGGCTGACACCCCGTCCCACCAGGCCCGCGAGACCCCGGACGCGTCCGCCCACCGGCGGGTCCTCCAGGGCGCGTTCGACAGTGCCGAGCTGGAGTGGGAGAGCCCGCGGCCCGGCCACTACGTCGTCAAGCTGCCCGGCAGCCGCAAACTGTGGACGACCGTCTCGTTCATCCTCGGCGGGCACTCGCTCTCGGTGAACGCCTTCGTCGTCCGCCGCCCCGACGAGAACCACGAGGCCGTCCACCGCTGGCTCCTGGAGAAGAACCTCAAGCTGTACGGCGTCGGCTACGCCGTCGACTCCCTCGGCGACGTCTACCTCGCCGGCAAGCTCCCGCTGGCCGCCGTCACCCCCGAGGAGGTCGACCGGCTCCTCGGCACCGTCCTCGAAGCCTCCGACGGCGCCTTCAACACCCTGCTGGAGCTGGGCTTCGCCACCGCCATCCGCAAGGAGTACGAGTGGCGCGTCTCCCGCGGCGAGTCCACCCGGAACCTGGAGGCGTTCCAGCACCTCATCGAGCGCGGCCCGCGCTGA
- a CDS encoding helix-turn-helix domain-containing protein: protein MASLNVGGLGEYLREQRRSAQLSLRQLADAAGVSNPYLSQIERGLRKPSADILQQIAKALRISAETLYVRAGMLDERDRGEVETRGVILADPTLDERQKQVLLQIYESFRKENGYGVDDGPADARGAEGGEPSAGREGPAGAAEAS, encoded by the coding sequence ATGGCATCGCTCAACGTCGGTGGTCTCGGGGAGTACCTGCGCGAGCAGCGGCGCAGCGCGCAGCTGTCGCTGCGGCAGCTCGCCGACGCCGCCGGGGTGTCCAACCCGTACCTGAGTCAGATCGAGCGCGGGCTGCGCAAGCCGAGCGCGGACATCCTCCAGCAGATCGCCAAGGCGCTGCGGATCTCCGCCGAGACGTTGTACGTACGGGCGGGCATGCTCGACGAGCGGGACCGCGGCGAGGTGGAGACGCGCGGCGTCATCCTCGCCGACCCGACGCTCGACGAGCGGCAGAAGCAGGTACTGCTCCAGATCTACGAGTCGTTCCGCAAGGAGAACGGCTACGGGGTCGACGATGGGCCCGCCGACGCCCGCGGGGCCGAAGGCGGCGAGCCCTCCGCCGGACGCGAGGGGCCCGCCGGTGCGGCGGAAGCCTCGTGA
- the mshA gene encoding D-inositol-3-phosphate glycosyltransferase, with translation MTQYVSRLSRRAAQPRLRLPGGGRRPRRVAMLSVHTSPLHQPGTGDAGGMNVYIVELAKRLAAINVEVEIFTRATTGTLPPTVELAPGVLVRHVDAGPYEGLAKEELPAQLCAFTHGVMQAWAGHRPGHYDLVHSHYWLSGHVGWLAAQRWGVPLVHAMHTMAKVKNAALAEGDTPEPAARVIGETQVVDAADRLIANTSGEADELIRHYAADPGKVAVVHPGVNLDLFRVDADRPGLADPRAVPESRAAARHRLGLPQDALVPLFAGRIQPLKAPDVLLRAVAVLLEERPDLRSRLVVPVVGGPSGSGMAQPERLQKLAARLGICDVVWFRPPVGQEQLADWFRAASLLVMPSYSESFGLVAIEAQATGTPVLAARVGGLPVAVRDEVTGFLVDGHDPADYARRLARFADDPSLADRMGAAAARHAQSFGWDTAASGTADVYTAAVQEHRRHVRSHHG, from the coding sequence GTGACCCAGTACGTGTCCCGGCTCTCGCGCCGCGCCGCCCAGCCGAGGCTGCGGCTGCCCGGAGGGGGCCGCAGGCCCCGACGGGTGGCGATGCTGAGCGTGCACACCTCCCCGCTGCACCAGCCGGGAACCGGCGACGCCGGCGGCATGAACGTCTACATCGTGGAGCTGGCGAAGCGGCTCGCCGCCATCAACGTCGAGGTGGAGATCTTCACCCGCGCCACCACCGGCACCCTGCCGCCCACCGTCGAACTGGCCCCCGGCGTCCTCGTCCGGCACGTCGACGCGGGCCCGTACGAGGGCCTCGCCAAGGAGGAGCTGCCCGCGCAGCTCTGCGCCTTCACCCACGGCGTGATGCAGGCGTGGGCGGGTCACCGCCCCGGCCACTACGACCTGGTCCACTCCCACTACTGGCTCTCCGGCCACGTCGGCTGGCTGGCCGCCCAGCGCTGGGGCGTCCCCCTGGTGCACGCCATGCACACCATGGCCAAGGTCAAGAACGCCGCGCTCGCCGAGGGCGACACCCCCGAACCGGCCGCCCGCGTCATCGGTGAGACCCAGGTCGTCGACGCCGCCGACCGCCTCATAGCCAACACCTCCGGCGAGGCCGACGAGCTGATCCGCCACTACGCCGCCGACCCGGGCAAGGTCGCGGTCGTCCACCCGGGCGTCAACCTCGACCTGTTCCGCGTCGACGCCGACCGCCCCGGCCTCGCGGACCCCCGCGCCGTCCCCGAGTCGCGGGCCGCCGCCCGGCACCGGCTCGGGCTGCCGCAGGACGCGCTCGTGCCGCTCTTCGCCGGCCGCATCCAGCCGCTGAAGGCGCCGGACGTGCTGCTGCGCGCCGTCGCCGTGCTGCTGGAGGAGCGGCCCGACCTGCGGTCACGGCTGGTCGTGCCGGTGGTCGGCGGCCCTTCGGGCAGCGGCATGGCCCAACCGGAGCGGCTCCAGAAGCTGGCGGCGCGGCTCGGCATCTGCGACGTGGTGTGGTTCCGGCCGCCGGTCGGGCAGGAGCAGCTCGCCGACTGGTTCCGGGCGGCCTCGCTGCTGGTGATGCCCTCGTACAGCGAGTCGTTCGGCCTGGTCGCCATCGAGGCGCAGGCCACCGGCACCCCGGTGCTGGCGGCCCGGGTCGGCGGCCTGCCCGTCGCCGTACGCGACGAGGTGACCGGCTTCCTCGTCGACGGCCACGACCCGGCCGACTACGCCCGCCGCCTCGCCCGCTTCGCCGACGACCCGTCACTCGCCGACCGGATGGGCGCGGCCGCGGCCCGGCACGCCCAGTCGTTCGGCTGGGACACCGCCGCCTCGGGCACGGCGGACGTCTACACGGCCGCCGTGCAGGAGCACCGCCGTCACGTACGCTCGCACCATGGCTGA